One region of Natronolimnobius baerhuensis genomic DNA includes:
- a CDS encoding type IV pilin, with the protein MSARATLVGQLIRKQRAYRSSRAISPVVGVVTLLAITVCLAVTVAILVTGWTVPNPTPTAAFELQADGDAGTLTIEHVAGESVDVRDLSLTVLINDTPLSSQPSVPFAGKKGYYGFPAGPFNEQADPNWHAGERAELTIASTNNPTLESGDLVTVTLVVGETVIATLEAEAT; encoded by the coding sequence GTGTCGGCACGTGCTACTCTGGTTGGACAACTAATCCGAAAACAGCGGGCATACCGGTCGAGTCGAGCGATTAGTCCGGTCGTCGGAGTCGTTACTCTTCTTGCGATTACGGTCTGTCTTGCTGTAACAGTTGCAATCCTTGTTACTGGTTGGACAGTCCCCAATCCAACACCAACTGCAGCGTTCGAACTTCAAGCTGATGGCGACGCCGGAACGCTCACCATCGAACACGTTGCCGGCGAGTCGGTTGACGTGCGGGACCTCTCACTTACCGTGTTGATCAACGATACACCGCTTTCGTCGCAGCCGTCAGTTCCATTTGCCGGGAAAAAGGGCTACTATGGGTTCCCTGCAGGTCCGTTCAACGAACAGGCCGATCCGAACTGGCACGCGGGCGAGCGCGCCGAACTGACGATTGCGAGTACGAACAACCCGACGCTCGAGTCCGGCGATCTCGTCACAGTCACGCTTGTCGTCGGTGAGACTGTGATTGCAACACTCGAGGCGGAAGCGACTTGA
- a CDS encoding helix-turn-helix transcriptional regulator, which produces MRLSTAVTLSLVALLATAALGAVIAIPVAAGGNHGPGPNSGSGTDHSSILLTESATLSPTESVTAAASDSHNDGETRYAHTNNQTEFSYGTPAETAQLTRINVTSDGDAHWTLEFRFVLEDDDTVETFTHYAEAVTAGERDDTVDIPIQQIRQQAADASAETGREMSVTDAGWDGYDFAPYDDDIDTQNEPDGAYEDESIGVISYSFTWTNFARTDDDRLYFGDALQTDTNGNPWSTLRSDQRLVIESPENYGLETPTQLTWDGHHEFSEDEFDIVFLRGAQSSGLLSNISVPVLVALLGTVGVLAVAGSIAYRYFQDKTVPLLTQGPKGNGNTNSEQATTGPDVEGDAEVDERSLESGDNAFADDGERLEFSEQVTDDIDPELLSDEEQIHRMLARNGGRMKQAAIVSETGWSNAKVSQLLSKMDEDGEIEKLRIGRENLITLPEVDPTEIN; this is translated from the coding sequence ATGCGGTTGTCCACCGCCGTTACACTCTCCCTCGTTGCCCTCCTTGCCACCGCCGCTCTCGGTGCGGTTATCGCGATACCGGTAGCTGCTGGTGGTAACCATGGTCCAGGTCCCAATTCCGGCTCCGGGACTGACCACTCATCGATATTACTCACAGAGTCAGCAACGCTCTCGCCGACCGAGTCCGTCACAGCGGCTGCCAGTGATAGCCACAATGATGGCGAAACGCGGTACGCACATACAAATAACCAGACAGAATTTTCGTATGGAACACCTGCTGAAACCGCACAACTCACCCGCATCAACGTTACCAGCGACGGCGATGCTCATTGGACGCTCGAGTTCCGGTTCGTTCTCGAAGACGATGACACAGTCGAAACGTTCACACACTACGCCGAAGCGGTTACCGCCGGCGAACGTGACGATACAGTTGACATTCCGATCCAGCAAATCCGTCAACAGGCAGCCGACGCAAGCGCTGAAACCGGTCGAGAGATGTCAGTTACCGATGCAGGATGGGACGGGTACGACTTCGCACCGTACGATGACGATATTGATACGCAAAACGAACCTGATGGAGCCTATGAGGACGAATCGATTGGTGTCATCTCGTATTCATTCACTTGGACGAACTTCGCGCGCACCGACGACGACAGACTCTACTTCGGTGACGCCCTCCAAACGGATACAAACGGTAACCCCTGGTCGACGCTCCGAAGCGACCAACGACTCGTCATCGAGTCGCCCGAAAATTATGGCCTCGAAACCCCGACCCAGCTCACCTGGGACGGGCACCACGAATTCAGCGAAGACGAGTTCGATATCGTGTTCCTACGCGGGGCCCAGTCTAGTGGGTTGCTCTCCAATATCTCGGTCCCCGTACTCGTCGCACTCCTAGGTACCGTTGGAGTCCTTGCCGTCGCTGGCTCTATCGCGTATCGGTACTTTCAGGATAAGACAGTCCCGTTGCTCACGCAGGGTCCCAAGGGGAACGGCAACACCAATTCCGAGCAAGCAACCACCGGCCCGGATGTCGAGGGTGACGCCGAAGTCGACGAGCGTTCGCTCGAGTCGGGGGACAATGCCTTCGCTGACGACGGGGAGAGACTAGAGTTTAGTGAGCAAGTAACAGACGACATCGATCCGGAACTGTTGAGCGACGAGGAACAGATCCATCGAATGCTGGCCCGAAATGGAGGCCGGATGAAACAAGCCGCGATTGTATCAGAGACCGGTTGGTCGAACGCCAAGGTCTCACAACTACTCTCAAAGATGGATGAAGACGGCGAGATAGAGAAACTCAGAATTGGACGTGAAAACCTCATCACACTCCCCGAAGTAGACCCAACCGAAATTAACTGA
- a CDS encoding polyprenyl synthetase family protein — protein sequence MELLERRRALIEERLVEVVDGVDPETLSEEVRHVALSGGKRVRPMVTVLACETVGGTAEDAVEFGVGIELVHNASLVIDDIIDRSELRRGTASAWAEFGYGPAIITSDGLLGEAFGLFSTNPQATRTVAEAMVELGIGEATELSAQPSNEDEYMVLARRKTGALFRAAAELGAIAADSDPFTVEALGEYAERVGIAFQIRDDVLDAVADADDLGKPTGHDAALERPSVVQVTDLTPEEANARARAEADRALDALDRIDVADPEAEGYLLELAEFVVERER from the coding sequence ATGGAACTTCTGGAGCGCCGCCGGGCGCTAATCGAGGAGCGTCTCGTCGAGGTCGTCGATGGGGTCGACCCGGAGACGCTCAGCGAGGAAGTTCGACACGTCGCCCTCTCTGGTGGCAAACGCGTCCGACCGATGGTCACGGTACTGGCTTGCGAGACGGTCGGTGGCACCGCAGAAGACGCCGTCGAATTTGGGGTTGGCATCGAACTGGTACACAACGCCTCGCTCGTTATCGACGATATTATTGATCGATCCGAACTCCGCCGTGGGACCGCAAGCGCCTGGGCCGAATTCGGCTACGGGCCGGCAATTATCACGAGTGATGGACTCCTTGGCGAGGCCTTTGGCCTCTTCTCGACGAATCCCCAAGCAACTCGTACTGTCGCCGAAGCGATGGTCGAACTCGGTATCGGTGAAGCGACCGAACTCTCCGCACAGCCGAGCAATGAAGACGAGTACATGGTCCTTGCGCGGCGCAAGACCGGCGCGCTCTTTCGCGCCGCCGCAGAACTCGGCGCGATTGCAGCCGACTCGGACCCCTTTACCGTCGAAGCCCTCGGCGAGTACGCTGAACGTGTCGGCATCGCCTTCCAGATCCGCGACGACGTCCTCGACGCCGTCGCCGACGCGGACGACCTCGGGAAACCAACGGGCCACGACGCCGCCTTAGAGCGCCCCTCGGTCGTCCAAGTTACAGATCTCACACCCGAGGAAGCCAATGCACGCGCCCGAGCAGAAGCCGACCGCGCACTCGATGCACTCGACCGCATCGATGTCGCCGATCCCGAAGCAGAGGGCTACCTCCTCGAGTTAGCCGAGTTCGTCGTTGAACGAGAGCGGTAA
- the ahaH gene encoding ATP synthase archaeal subunit H, which produces MPRPEVLERIQSAEEEADEIVATAEQERDERIAEARERAEEIRSDAHQEAQERKERHLEEARDEIDQECEAVLEEGESEREALASQAQDQIDEVTDHVVDLFQEDVHVQT; this is translated from the coding sequence ATGCCGAGGCCAGAGGTTCTCGAACGAATACAGTCGGCGGAGGAGGAAGCCGATGAAATCGTCGCAACGGCGGAACAGGAGCGCGACGAGCGAATAGCCGAGGCCCGGGAACGAGCCGAGGAGATTCGTTCGGATGCGCACCAAGAGGCACAGGAACGCAAAGAGCGCCACCTCGAGGAGGCGCGCGATGAAATCGACCAAGAGTGCGAAGCGGTCCTCGAGGAGGGCGAAAGCGAACGGGAGGCGCTTGCGTCACAGGCGCAAGACCAAATCGACGAGGTGACCGACCACGTCGTCGACCTGTTCCAGGAGGACGTCCATGTTCAGACCTGA
- a CDS encoding DUF7096 domain-containing protein: MNSATPVLLALLLVCSVPAITVVAASPERGVVHSTDERHAFQQNTAAQTTPVEIENTTNQLSLTGDIRGSHAETETDFSAVLAGVTTQLQVDHETYVLSEHTFTQADDERQTAMVESAYDRLKDRINTLEEREREAVQDHAVGEISDAELIQVLLQNYQEATTIEETLDELDTRDDLLTESALSSQQLRADRTLLDFHTTSIRTNLDMATGMEESSESYEFRIQTSQDGYRLSQLDGRTYTTEIVRFDNRNADAPNQYQSTDQAMDQATGYYPWANEHGTSDFHDRSQETLYWLDIAHDEGQLNAYLDGGTGDIYREMQDISANSLPITETETKSYPGLELTLNKTPVTGPSELTVVDTNTGEPVQSTVEVDGVELGETDEDGSISYLPPAEEYNLTVDSGSESVSTSISTE; the protein is encoded by the coding sequence ATGAACAGCGCGACTCCTGTCCTCCTCGCGTTGCTTCTCGTTTGTTCAGTACCCGCGATTACGGTCGTCGCGGCTTCTCCTGAACGTGGAGTAGTCCACAGTACCGACGAGCGGCACGCTTTCCAGCAAAACACTGCAGCACAGACGACGCCGGTCGAAATCGAGAACACGACGAACCAACTATCGCTTACAGGTGATATACGTGGGTCACATGCTGAGACAGAGACTGACTTCAGTGCTGTACTTGCCGGTGTCACCACCCAGTTGCAGGTCGATCACGAAACGTACGTTCTCTCCGAGCATACGTTTACGCAGGCGGACGATGAGAGACAGACGGCGATGGTTGAGAGTGCATACGACCGCCTCAAAGACCGAATTAATACTCTCGAGGAGCGCGAACGTGAAGCAGTCCAAGACCATGCAGTCGGAGAGATAAGCGATGCAGAATTGATACAGGTACTATTGCAAAATTATCAGGAAGCAACGACAATCGAGGAGACACTCGATGAACTCGACACTCGGGATGATCTACTCACCGAAAGTGCACTGTCTTCCCAACAGTTGCGTGCTGATCGGACGCTTCTCGATTTCCACACGACATCGATCCGAACCAATCTCGATATGGCGACCGGGATGGAAGAATCTAGTGAATCATACGAGTTCCGTATTCAGACCTCACAGGATGGCTATCGACTATCGCAACTCGATGGGAGAACATATACCACTGAGATCGTTCGGTTTGATAATCGAAATGCCGACGCACCGAATCAATACCAGTCAACGGATCAGGCAATGGACCAAGCAACGGGATACTATCCGTGGGCGAATGAGCATGGGACGTCGGACTTCCACGACCGTAGCCAAGAAACGCTCTACTGGCTCGATATTGCTCACGACGAAGGACAATTAAACGCGTACCTCGATGGCGGAACCGGGGACATTTATCGCGAGATGCAGGATATTTCGGCCAACTCGTTGCCAATAACCGAGACAGAGACGAAATCGTATCCTGGACTTGAGCTTACCCTTAATAAGACTCCCGTAACCGGGCCAAGTGAACTGACCGTTGTCGATACTAATACAGGCGAACCTGTACAATCCACAGTTGAAGTCGACGGCGTCGAACTCGGCGAGACCGATGAAGATGGATCAATATCGTATCTGCCGCCCGCTGAAGAGTACAACTTGACCGTGGACAGTGGGTCGGAAAGCGTTAGCACGTCCATCTCGACCGAATAG
- a CDS encoding DUF373 family protein — translation MLLVLCVDLDDDLGRKTGFSTPVIGRDPVEEAAVALATEDPEDSDVNVIFQGLHVYDDLDSRDESVEVAVVTGNEDGDVAANREVGDEVDTVLASLSTAEDVTALVITDGAQDESVIPVIRSRVPIDGVRRVVVRQAQNLESMYYTIKQVLNDPETRGTVLIPLGILLLIYPLALIGSALEMPGFVLGTTSALLGLYLISRGLGLGNRLDTAVESARRSLYAGRTTLLAYVVAAALFVLGGVSGMNELEGVQEATTGEVGAPVMVAALVYGSVQWLAAAGVTTSLGQITDEYIAGNLKWRYLNAPFYVVAIAIVLHAVSAFFLDLVGISYLATALTVGTLLGIVSTLAFAVVESRLEESDDDPDDDVDTESHPQPDRA, via the coding sequence ATGCTGCTGGTCCTCTGTGTCGACCTCGACGACGACCTCGGTCGCAAGACCGGCTTCTCGACGCCGGTGATCGGCCGCGACCCCGTCGAAGAGGCCGCCGTTGCCCTCGCAACCGAAGATCCTGAAGACTCCGATGTGAACGTCATCTTCCAGGGACTGCACGTCTACGACGATCTGGACAGCCGCGACGAGAGCGTCGAAGTCGCGGTCGTGACGGGCAACGAAGACGGCGACGTTGCGGCCAACCGCGAGGTCGGCGATGAAGTGGATACGGTCCTCGCGAGCCTCTCGACCGCCGAGGACGTGACCGCGCTCGTCATCACCGACGGCGCACAGGACGAATCCGTCATCCCCGTCATCCGCTCGCGCGTCCCCATCGACGGCGTCCGCCGCGTGGTCGTCCGCCAGGCCCAGAATCTCGAGTCGATGTACTACACGATCAAGCAGGTGCTAAACGACCCCGAGACGCGCGGGACCGTTCTGATTCCGCTCGGAATCCTCCTGTTGATCTACCCGCTCGCGCTCATCGGCAGCGCCCTCGAGATGCCGGGATTCGTCCTCGGGACCACCTCGGCGCTGCTCGGACTGTATCTCATCTCGAGGGGACTCGGCCTTGGCAACCGACTCGATACGGCAGTCGAGAGCGCGCGCCGCTCGCTGTACGCCGGTCGAACCACGCTCCTTGCCTACGTCGTCGCCGCGGCACTGTTCGTCCTTGGCGGCGTCAGCGGGATGAACGAACTCGAGGGCGTCCAGGAGGCGACGACTGGTGAAGTCGGCGCGCCAGTCATGGTCGCTGCGCTCGTCTACGGCTCGGTTCAGTGGCTGGCTGCGGCCGGCGTTACGACGAGCCTCGGCCAGATCACCGACGAGTATATCGCTGGAAATCTCAAGTGGCGCTATCTGAACGCGCCGTTTTACGTCGTCGCGATTGCAATCGTCCTCCATGCGGTCAGTGCCTTCTTCCTCGATTTGGTTGGCATTAGCTACCTCGCGACGGCGCTGACGGTCGGCACGCTGTTAGGTATCGTCAGTACGCTCGCGTTCGCCGTCGTCGAATCTCGCCTCGAGGAGTCCGACGACGACCCAGACGATGACGTTGATACCGAAAGCCACCCACAACCAGATCGGGCGTAA
- a CDS encoding methyltransferase domain-containing protein: MGILENKARARLFYKYLSKVYDQVNPFIWNEQMRTEALSLLEIEDDMTVLDVGCGTGFATEGLLEHVDEVYALDQSEHQLEKACAKFGTHAPPVHFHRGDAERLPFATDTFDIVWSSGSIEYWPNPILALREFRRVLKPGGQVLVVGPNYPDNVIAQHLADSIMLFYDEYEADAMFKRAGFDDVKHLFQGPSYEPEVAITTIGRAPE, translated from the coding sequence ATGGGAATCCTCGAGAACAAAGCCCGGGCTCGGCTGTTCTACAAGTACCTCTCGAAGGTTTACGACCAGGTCAATCCCTTCATCTGGAACGAGCAAATGCGCACTGAAGCGCTCTCCCTGCTCGAGATTGAAGACGATATGACCGTCCTGGATGTCGGCTGTGGCACCGGCTTCGCAACCGAAGGCCTCCTCGAGCACGTCGATGAAGTGTACGCACTCGACCAGAGCGAACACCAACTCGAGAAGGCCTGTGCGAAGTTCGGCACACACGCACCGCCGGTTCATTTCCATCGTGGCGATGCTGAACGGCTCCCGTTCGCGACGGATACGTTCGATATCGTCTGGTCCTCTGGCTCAATCGAGTACTGGCCGAATCCGATCCTCGCACTGCGAGAGTTCCGCCGCGTGCTCAAACCCGGGGGACAGGTCCTCGTGGTCGGCCCGAACTACCCCGACAACGTCATCGCACAGCACCTCGCAGACTCGATCATGCTGTTTTACGACGAGTACGAGGCCGATGCGATGTTCAAACGCGCCGGCTTCGACGACGTTAAACACCTCTTTCAGGGACCGTCCTACGAACCCGAAGTCGCCATCACGACAATCGGGCGCGCACCCGAGTAG
- a CDS encoding radical SAM protein codes for MISEGCEQCAKGGKMVMFVYGYCDQRDCFYCPLGENRKNVTDVYANERQVETDEDVLEEAHRMDALGTSITGGEPQEALERTCHYLELLKDEFGEDHHTHLYTGIPGGRENMRKLSEAGLDEIRFHPPLEQWGDLHGTEWEEILYIAREEGLTPAFEIPGIRAETEFLEFLDEGAAEFCNINEFEMSDGNYRRMQEQGYELKEDHMSAVEGSREDILEVMGDHERVYFCTSVFKDAAQHRRRLKRMARNIRREFDDVTDDGTLVYGKTRADPDRFEALGVPEEFYTVKADHVEVAWWLLEEMIEDGDLEDGEIVEQYPSYDGQVVERTPLA; via the coding sequence ATGATTTCCGAGGGCTGCGAGCAGTGCGCGAAAGGCGGCAAGATGGTCATGTTCGTATACGGCTACTGTGACCAGCGCGACTGCTTTTACTGCCCGCTTGGCGAGAACCGCAAGAACGTCACTGACGTCTATGCGAACGAGCGCCAAGTCGAGACTGACGAGGACGTCCTCGAGGAAGCCCACCGGATGGACGCACTGGGTACCTCGATTACCGGCGGCGAACCCCAGGAGGCCCTCGAGCGAACCTGTCACTACCTCGAGCTTCTCAAAGACGAGTTCGGCGAGGACCACCACACCCACCTCTACACGGGGATTCCGGGCGGGCGCGAGAACATGCGGAAACTCTCCGAGGCCGGCCTCGACGAAATTCGGTTCCACCCGCCCCTCGAGCAGTGGGGCGACCTCCATGGCACCGAGTGGGAGGAGATTCTGTACATCGCTCGCGAGGAAGGCCTGACGCCCGCGTTCGAGATCCCGGGCATCCGCGCCGAAACGGAGTTCCTCGAGTTCTTGGACGAGGGCGCAGCGGAGTTCTGTAACATCAACGAGTTCGAGATGTCCGACGGGAACTACCGCCGGATGCAAGAGCAGGGCTACGAACTCAAGGAAGACCACATGAGCGCCGTCGAGGGCTCCCGCGAGGACATCCTCGAGGTCATGGGCGACCACGAGCGCGTGTACTTCTGTACCTCGGTGTTCAAAGACGCCGCCCAGCACCGCCGCCGACTCAAGCGCATGGCCCGAAACATCCGCCGCGAGTTCGACGACGTGACCGACGACGGCACGCTCGTCTACGGCAAGACCCGCGCCGACCCCGACCGCTTCGAAGCGCTTGGCGTCCCCGAAGAGTTCTACACCGTCAAAGCGGACCACGTCGAGGTCGCCTGGTGGCTCTTAGAAGAGATGATCGAGGATGGTGACCTCGAGGATGGAGAAATCGTAGAACAGTATCCAAGTTACGACGGGCAGGTTGTTGAGCGGACGCCACTCGCGTAG
- a CDS encoding V-type ATP synthase subunit I, with protein MFRPEQMSKVSVTGSKAVMPTVIETIHDLNLVHLSDYDGSWEGFDNGTPIEGADNISEKLVTVRALESTLDLSDGDVEPESGPLADDWESRLEEIRTQINSLDDQRSDVREDLRQVDERIDRVAPFAELGIELDLLSGYESVEVLVGEGSTNTVETALAADENVRAFETFTGGDVVAIVAAPADGAGEGIIDDALVGVEFQRHEIPDTDRGPRAYVGELEDQKRDLENRIDEIDAELEQLKYNAGPFLLRVEEDLSIESQITDAPLQFATSDRAFIAEGWLPSDDYERLKTALRDAVGESVEIEELERASYDRHGSTHTEDVAQGTQKAKADDDEGPDADEDNQQQKAVTDGGSAVTMGDEPPTIQNNPKGAKSFEALVNAVNRPKYTELDPTIFLFLTFPLFFGFMISDVGYGLLYVLVGFYMFQSFESPGISSLGGVAMWCGAFTIFFGILFGEFFGLHELGYMLFGEGGAPMGDKGLSPATSDFVYAWLIIAVLLGVLHLNMGWIIDFAENILHGHGLWGAITHSGSWLLMLNGIWIWVFSAQGAGTKPEWIYTTFDGEPFALGFSGFPLMDVFTIPAGIGLIGGLDITIPLLMIVAGLILLGLGDPAELAEFVMPFAHVVSYARITAVLLAKGGMAFVVNLLAFGAVQTEEGSRPFIAPWTGYTPADGEVMFEGLFHMGPAAFVAGILVLIVGHIVVLLLGITSAGLQGIRLEYVEFFGKFYEGGGKNYEPFGTDQTHSEDQ; from the coding sequence ATGTTCAGACCTGAACAGATGAGCAAGGTCTCGGTGACCGGTTCCAAGGCAGTCATGCCAACGGTCATCGAGACAATTCACGACCTAAACCTGGTTCATCTCTCCGATTACGACGGCTCCTGGGAGGGGTTCGACAACGGTACCCCAATCGAAGGGGCAGACAACATCTCCGAGAAACTGGTGACGGTGCGTGCACTCGAAAGCACGCTCGACCTCTCGGACGGTGACGTCGAACCGGAGTCCGGCCCACTCGCAGACGACTGGGAGTCCCGACTCGAGGAGATTCGAACGCAGATTAACAGTCTCGACGACCAGCGCAGCGACGTCCGTGAGGACCTGCGCCAGGTCGACGAGCGTATCGACCGCGTCGCGCCCTTCGCGGAACTGGGGATCGAACTCGACTTGCTCTCGGGGTATGAGTCCGTCGAGGTCCTCGTCGGTGAAGGATCGACGAACACCGTCGAAACGGCACTCGCCGCAGACGAGAACGTCCGTGCGTTCGAGACGTTCACCGGCGGCGACGTCGTCGCAATCGTCGCTGCACCGGCCGACGGTGCTGGCGAGGGAATCATTGACGACGCACTCGTCGGCGTCGAATTCCAGCGTCACGAGATTCCCGACACCGACCGCGGGCCACGCGCCTACGTCGGCGAACTCGAGGATCAAAAACGCGACCTCGAGAACAGAATCGACGAGATCGACGCCGAACTCGAACAGCTCAAGTACAACGCTGGGCCGTTCTTGCTTCGCGTCGAAGAAGACCTCTCGATTGAGTCCCAGATCACGGATGCGCCCTTGCAGTTCGCGACGAGCGACCGGGCGTTCATCGCGGAGGGCTGGCTGCCCAGCGATGACTACGAGCGACTCAAGACGGCGCTGCGCGATGCCGTCGGCGAGAGCGTCGAGATCGAAGAACTCGAGCGGGCGAGCTACGACCGACACGGCTCGACCCACACCGAGGACGTCGCACAGGGGACCCAGAAGGCAAAAGCCGACGATGACGAAGGTCCCGATGCAGACGAAGACAACCAACAGCAAAAAGCCGTCACCGACGGCGGCTCTGCGGTCACGATGGGCGACGAACCGCCGACGATCCAGAACAACCCGAAGGGCGCAAAGTCCTTCGAGGCGCTGGTCAACGCGGTTAACCGGCCCAAATACACCGAACTCGATCCGACGATTTTCCTGTTCCTGACGTTCCCACTGTTCTTCGGATTCATGATCAGTGACGTTGGGTACGGGCTGCTGTACGTACTGGTCGGATTCTACATGTTCCAGAGCTTCGAGAGCCCTGGCATCTCGAGTCTCGGTGGCGTCGCGATGTGGTGTGGAGCGTTCACGATCTTCTTCGGCATACTGTTCGGAGAGTTCTTCGGCCTCCACGAACTCGGCTACATGCTCTTTGGCGAGGGCGGCGCGCCAATGGGAGACAAGGGTCTCTCGCCAGCGACGTCTGACTTCGTCTACGCATGGCTGATCATCGCCGTCTTGCTCGGTGTGCTCCACCTGAATATGGGGTGGATCATCGACTTCGCGGAGAACATCCTGCACGGTCACGGCCTCTGGGGAGCGATTACCCACAGCGGCTCGTGGCTCCTGATGCTCAACGGGATCTGGATCTGGGTGTTCTCGGCACAGGGCGCTGGCACCAAGCCTGAGTGGATCTATACGACCTTCGACGGCGAGCCGTTCGCGCTCGGATTTAGCGGTTTCCCGTTGATGGACGTTTTCACCATCCCGGCTGGTATCGGCCTCATCGGCGGACTCGATATTACGATTCCGCTGTTGATGATCGTCGCTGGCCTCATCCTGCTCGGTCTCGGTGACCCTGCAGAACTCGCAGAGTTCGTGATGCCGTTCGCACACGTCGTCTCGTATGCACGAATCACGGCTGTATTGCTCGCCAAGGGTGGGATGGCGTTCGTCGTCAACCTGCTCGCCTTCGGTGCCGTCCAGACCGAAGAGGGCTCACGCCCCTTCATCGCCCCATGGACTGGCTACACACCGGCTGACGGAGAGGTCATGTTCGAAGGCCTCTTCCACATGGGCCCAGCTGCCTTCGTCGCCGGTATCCTCGTCCTGATCGTTGGCCACATTGTAGTCTTGCTACTTGGTATCACAAGTGCCGGATTACAGGGTATCAGGCTCGAGTACGTCGAGTTCTTTGGGAAGTTTTATGAAGGCGGTGGCAAGAACTACGAACCGTTCGGAACCGATCAAACCCACAGTGAGGATCAATAA